The Tursiops truncatus isolate mTurTru1 chromosome 6, mTurTru1.mat.Y, whole genome shotgun sequence genome includes a window with the following:
- the ARRDC1 gene encoding arrestin domain-containing protein 1 isoform X1 — MGRVQLFEVRLSHGRVVYSPGEPLAGAVRVRLAAPLPFRAIRVTCTGSCKVSSKANDTAWVVEEGYFNSALSLADKGSLPAGEHSFPFQFLLPATAPTSFEGPFGKIVHQVRATIDTPRFSKDHQCSRVFYILSPLNLNSIPDIEQPNVASTTKKFSYKLVKTGSVVLTASTDLRGYVVGQVLRLQADIENQSGKDTSPVVASLLQKVSYKAKRWIYDVRTIAEVEGAGVKAWRRAQWQEQILVPALPQSALPGCSLIHVDYYLQVSLKTPEAIVTLPVFIGNIAVNHVPLSPRPGQGLVVPSAPPQEEAEAVAGGPHFFSDPVSLSTKSHSQQQQPPAALGSVPGAPEPHPQDGSPAPHPLPPPLCISTGATVPYFAEGSGGPVPTTSTLILPPEYSSWGYPYGEWGPGAWQGGGATGPMQTWLSPCRGPAIL; from the exons ATGGGACGGGTGCAGCTCTTCGAGGTCCGCCTGAGCCACGGCCGCGTCGTCTACAGCCCGGGGGAGCCGCTGGCGGGGGCCGTGCGCGTGCGTCTGGCGGCGCCGCTGCCCTTCCGAG CTATCCGGGTGACCTGCACGGGGTCCTGCAAGGTCTCCAGCAAGGCCAATGACACAGCgtgggtggtggaggagggctACTTCAACAGCGCTCTGTCCCTGGCCGACAAGG GGAGCCTGCCTGCTGGAGAGCACAGCTTCCCCTTCCAGTTCCTGCTTCCTG CCACAGCTCCCACGTCCTTTGAGGGCCCTTTTGGGAAGATTGTGCACCAGGTACGGGCCACCATCGACACACCACGTTTTTCCAAGGATCACCAGTGCAGCCGCGTGTTCTACATCTTGAGCCCCCTGAACCTGAATAGCATCCCAGACATCGAG CAACCCAATGTGGCCTCCACCACCAAGAAGTTCTCCTACAAGCTGGTGAAGACAGGCAGCGTAGTCCTCACCGCCAGCACCGACCTCCGAGGCTACGTGGTGGGGCAGGTGCTGCGGCTGCAGGCTGACATTGAGAACCAGTCAGGCAAGGACACCAGCCCTGTGGTGGCCAGTCTGCTGCAG AAAGTGTCCTACAAGGCCAAGCGCTGGATTTATGACGTGCGGACCATCGCCGAGGTGGAGGGCGCCGGCGTCAAGGCCTGGAGGCGGGCTCAGTGGCAAGAGCAGATCCTGgtgcctgccctgccccagtCCGCCCTGCCGGGCTGCAGCCTCATCCATGTGGACTACTACCTGCAG GTCTCCCTGAAGACGCCGGAAGCCATCGTGACCCTCCCGGTCTTCATCGGCAACATCGCTGTGAACCACGTCCCACTGAGCCCCCGGCCAGGCCAAGGCCTGGTGGTGCCCTCAGCGCCACCCCAGGAGGAGGCGGAGGCTGTGGCTGGTGGCCCCCACTTCTTCTCGGACCCTGTCTCCCTCTCCACCAAGAGCCActcacagcagcagcagccgccTGCAGCCCTCGGCTCTGTGCCTGGCGCCCCTGAACCCCATCCTCAGGATGgtagccctgccccccacccgtTGCCCCCTCCCTTGTGCATCTCCACAGGTGCCACCGTGCCCTACTTTGCAGAGGGTTCTGGAGGGCCGGTGCCCACGACCAGTACCTTGATCCTCCCGCCTGAGTATAGCTCGTGGGGCTACCCCTATGGTGAgtgggggcctggggcctggcagggagggggagCCACGGGCCCCATGCAGACCTGGCTCTCTCCCTGCAGAGGCCCCGCCATCCTATGA
- the ARRDC1 gene encoding arrestin domain-containing protein 1 isoform X3, which produces MGRVQLFEVRLSHGRVVYSPGEPLAGAVRVRLAAPLPFRAIRVTCTGSCKVSSKANDTAWVVEEGYFNSALSLADKGSLPAGEHSFPFQFLLPATAPTSFEGPFGKIVHQVRATIDTPRFSKDHQCSRVFYILSPLNLNSIPDIEQPNVASTTKKFSYKLVKTGSVVLTASTDLRGYVVGQVLRLQADIENQSGKDTSPVVASLLQKVSYKAKRWIYDVRTIAEVEGAGVKAWRRAQWQEQILVPALPQSALPGCSLIHVDYYLQTPEAIVTLPVFIGNIAVNHVPLSPRPGQGLVVPSAPPQEEAEAVAGGPHFFSDPVSLSTKSHSQQQQPPAALGSVPGAPEPHPQDGSPAPHPLPPPLCISTGATVPYFAEGSGGPVPTTSTLILPPEYSSWGYPYEAPPSYEQSCGGVDPGLTPGS; this is translated from the exons ATGGGACGGGTGCAGCTCTTCGAGGTCCGCCTGAGCCACGGCCGCGTCGTCTACAGCCCGGGGGAGCCGCTGGCGGGGGCCGTGCGCGTGCGTCTGGCGGCGCCGCTGCCCTTCCGAG CTATCCGGGTGACCTGCACGGGGTCCTGCAAGGTCTCCAGCAAGGCCAATGACACAGCgtgggtggtggaggagggctACTTCAACAGCGCTCTGTCCCTGGCCGACAAGG GGAGCCTGCCTGCTGGAGAGCACAGCTTCCCCTTCCAGTTCCTGCTTCCTG CCACAGCTCCCACGTCCTTTGAGGGCCCTTTTGGGAAGATTGTGCACCAGGTACGGGCCACCATCGACACACCACGTTTTTCCAAGGATCACCAGTGCAGCCGCGTGTTCTACATCTTGAGCCCCCTGAACCTGAATAGCATCCCAGACATCGAG CAACCCAATGTGGCCTCCACCACCAAGAAGTTCTCCTACAAGCTGGTGAAGACAGGCAGCGTAGTCCTCACCGCCAGCACCGACCTCCGAGGCTACGTGGTGGGGCAGGTGCTGCGGCTGCAGGCTGACATTGAGAACCAGTCAGGCAAGGACACCAGCCCTGTGGTGGCCAGTCTGCTGCAG AAAGTGTCCTACAAGGCCAAGCGCTGGATTTATGACGTGCGGACCATCGCCGAGGTGGAGGGCGCCGGCGTCAAGGCCTGGAGGCGGGCTCAGTGGCAAGAGCAGATCCTGgtgcctgccctgccccagtCCGCCCTGCCGGGCTGCAGCCTCATCCATGTGGACTACTACCTGCAG ACGCCGGAAGCCATCGTGACCCTCCCGGTCTTCATCGGCAACATCGCTGTGAACCACGTCCCACTGAGCCCCCGGCCAGGCCAAGGCCTGGTGGTGCCCTCAGCGCCACCCCAGGAGGAGGCGGAGGCTGTGGCTGGTGGCCCCCACTTCTTCTCGGACCCTGTCTCCCTCTCCACCAAGAGCCActcacagcagcagcagccgccTGCAGCCCTCGGCTCTGTGCCTGGCGCCCCTGAACCCCATCCTCAGGATGgtagccctgccccccacccgtTGCCCCCTCCCTTGTGCATCTCCACAGGTGCCACCGTGCCCTACTTTGCAGAGGGTTCTGGAGGGCCGGTGCCCACGACCAGTACCTTGATCCTCCCGCCTGAGTATAGCTCGTGGGGCTACCCCTATG AGGCCCCGCCATCCTATGAGCAGAGCTGTGGCGGTGTGGACCCTGGCCTAACCCCAGGGAGCTGA
- the ARRDC1 gene encoding arrestin domain-containing protein 1 isoform X2, giving the protein MGRVQLFEVRLSHGRVVYSPGEPLAGAVRVRLAAPLPFRAIRVTCTGSCKVSSKANDTAWVVEEGYFNSALSLADKGSLPAGEHSFPFQFLLPATAPTSFEGPFGKIVHQVRATIDTPRFSKDHQCSRVFYILSPLNLNSIPDIEQPNVASTTKKFSYKLVKTGSVVLTASTDLRGYVVGQVLRLQADIENQSGKDTSPVVASLLQKVSYKAKRWIYDVRTIAEVEGAGVKAWRRAQWQEQILVPALPQSALPGCSLIHVDYYLQVSLKTPEAIVTLPVFIGNIAVNHVPLSPRPGQGLVVPSAPPQEEAEAVAGGPHFFSDPVSLSTKSHSQQQQPPAALGSVPGAPEPHPQDGSPAPHPLPPPLCISTGATVPYFAEGSGGPVPTTSTLILPPEYSSWGYPYEAPPSYEQSCGGVDPGLTPGS; this is encoded by the exons ATGGGACGGGTGCAGCTCTTCGAGGTCCGCCTGAGCCACGGCCGCGTCGTCTACAGCCCGGGGGAGCCGCTGGCGGGGGCCGTGCGCGTGCGTCTGGCGGCGCCGCTGCCCTTCCGAG CTATCCGGGTGACCTGCACGGGGTCCTGCAAGGTCTCCAGCAAGGCCAATGACACAGCgtgggtggtggaggagggctACTTCAACAGCGCTCTGTCCCTGGCCGACAAGG GGAGCCTGCCTGCTGGAGAGCACAGCTTCCCCTTCCAGTTCCTGCTTCCTG CCACAGCTCCCACGTCCTTTGAGGGCCCTTTTGGGAAGATTGTGCACCAGGTACGGGCCACCATCGACACACCACGTTTTTCCAAGGATCACCAGTGCAGCCGCGTGTTCTACATCTTGAGCCCCCTGAACCTGAATAGCATCCCAGACATCGAG CAACCCAATGTGGCCTCCACCACCAAGAAGTTCTCCTACAAGCTGGTGAAGACAGGCAGCGTAGTCCTCACCGCCAGCACCGACCTCCGAGGCTACGTGGTGGGGCAGGTGCTGCGGCTGCAGGCTGACATTGAGAACCAGTCAGGCAAGGACACCAGCCCTGTGGTGGCCAGTCTGCTGCAG AAAGTGTCCTACAAGGCCAAGCGCTGGATTTATGACGTGCGGACCATCGCCGAGGTGGAGGGCGCCGGCGTCAAGGCCTGGAGGCGGGCTCAGTGGCAAGAGCAGATCCTGgtgcctgccctgccccagtCCGCCCTGCCGGGCTGCAGCCTCATCCATGTGGACTACTACCTGCAG GTCTCCCTGAAGACGCCGGAAGCCATCGTGACCCTCCCGGTCTTCATCGGCAACATCGCTGTGAACCACGTCCCACTGAGCCCCCGGCCAGGCCAAGGCCTGGTGGTGCCCTCAGCGCCACCCCAGGAGGAGGCGGAGGCTGTGGCTGGTGGCCCCCACTTCTTCTCGGACCCTGTCTCCCTCTCCACCAAGAGCCActcacagcagcagcagccgccTGCAGCCCTCGGCTCTGTGCCTGGCGCCCCTGAACCCCATCCTCAGGATGgtagccctgccccccacccgtTGCCCCCTCCCTTGTGCATCTCCACAGGTGCCACCGTGCCCTACTTTGCAGAGGGTTCTGGAGGGCCGGTGCCCACGACCAGTACCTTGATCCTCCCGCCTGAGTATAGCTCGTGGGGCTACCCCTATG AGGCCCCGCCATCCTATGAGCAGAGCTGTGGCGGTGTGGACCCTGGCCTAACCCCAGGGAGCTGA
- the ARRDC1 gene encoding arrestin domain-containing protein 1 isoform X4, producing MGRVQLFEVRLSHGRVVYSPGEPLAGAVRVRLAAPLPFRGSLPAGEHSFPFQFLLPATAPTSFEGPFGKIVHQVRATIDTPRFSKDHQCSRVFYILSPLNLNSIPDIEQPNVASTTKKFSYKLVKTGSVVLTASTDLRGYVVGQVLRLQADIENQSGKDTSPVVASLLQKVSYKAKRWIYDVRTIAEVEGAGVKAWRRAQWQEQILVPALPQSALPGCSLIHVDYYLQVSLKTPEAIVTLPVFIGNIAVNHVPLSPRPGQGLVVPSAPPQEEAEAVAGGPHFFSDPVSLSTKSHSQQQQPPAALGSVPGAPEPHPQDGSPAPHPLPPPLCISTGATVPYFAEGSGGPVPTTSTLILPPEYSSWGYPYEAPPSYEQSCGGVDPGLTPGS from the exons ATGGGACGGGTGCAGCTCTTCGAGGTCCGCCTGAGCCACGGCCGCGTCGTCTACAGCCCGGGGGAGCCGCTGGCGGGGGCCGTGCGCGTGCGTCTGGCGGCGCCGCTGCCCTTCCGAG GGAGCCTGCCTGCTGGAGAGCACAGCTTCCCCTTCCAGTTCCTGCTTCCTG CCACAGCTCCCACGTCCTTTGAGGGCCCTTTTGGGAAGATTGTGCACCAGGTACGGGCCACCATCGACACACCACGTTTTTCCAAGGATCACCAGTGCAGCCGCGTGTTCTACATCTTGAGCCCCCTGAACCTGAATAGCATCCCAGACATCGAG CAACCCAATGTGGCCTCCACCACCAAGAAGTTCTCCTACAAGCTGGTGAAGACAGGCAGCGTAGTCCTCACCGCCAGCACCGACCTCCGAGGCTACGTGGTGGGGCAGGTGCTGCGGCTGCAGGCTGACATTGAGAACCAGTCAGGCAAGGACACCAGCCCTGTGGTGGCCAGTCTGCTGCAG AAAGTGTCCTACAAGGCCAAGCGCTGGATTTATGACGTGCGGACCATCGCCGAGGTGGAGGGCGCCGGCGTCAAGGCCTGGAGGCGGGCTCAGTGGCAAGAGCAGATCCTGgtgcctgccctgccccagtCCGCCCTGCCGGGCTGCAGCCTCATCCATGTGGACTACTACCTGCAG GTCTCCCTGAAGACGCCGGAAGCCATCGTGACCCTCCCGGTCTTCATCGGCAACATCGCTGTGAACCACGTCCCACTGAGCCCCCGGCCAGGCCAAGGCCTGGTGGTGCCCTCAGCGCCACCCCAGGAGGAGGCGGAGGCTGTGGCTGGTGGCCCCCACTTCTTCTCGGACCCTGTCTCCCTCTCCACCAAGAGCCActcacagcagcagcagccgccTGCAGCCCTCGGCTCTGTGCCTGGCGCCCCTGAACCCCATCCTCAGGATGgtagccctgccccccacccgtTGCCCCCTCCCTTGTGCATCTCCACAGGTGCCACCGTGCCCTACTTTGCAGAGGGTTCTGGAGGGCCGGTGCCCACGACCAGTACCTTGATCCTCCCGCCTGAGTATAGCTCGTGGGGCTACCCCTATG AGGCCCCGCCATCCTATGAGCAGAGCTGTGGCGGTGTGGACCCTGGCCTAACCCCAGGGAGCTGA